A DNA window from Streptomyces sp. 71268 contains the following coding sequences:
- a CDS encoding ABC transporter ATP-binding protein, with protein MTVVNEPSPRSVTEAPVEPLLDVRDLHVEFRLRDGVSQAVNGVSYAVRAGETLAVLGESGSGKSVTAQAVMGILDSPPGYVTAGQVRFQGRDLLTLGREERRKVRGAQMAMIFQDALSALNPVVSVGAQLGEMFEVHRGLSRKAARQRAVELMDRVRIPAAAQRVGDYPHQFSGGMRQRIMIAMAMALEPALIIADEPTTALDVTVQAQVMELLAELRRELDMGLILITHDLGVVADVADTIAVMYAGRIVENASVHDLYRAPAHPYTRGLLDSIPRVDQKGQELYAIKGLPPNLMHIPPGCPFHPRCPRARDVCRVDRPPLYEVTDPGSVADAGGPDAGSPDASGAGGGGRTSACHFWEETLNDE; from the coding sequence GTGACCGTCGTCAACGAGCCAAGCCCCAGGTCCGTCACCGAAGCACCCGTCGAACCCCTGCTCGACGTACGCGACCTGCACGTCGAGTTCCGGCTGCGGGACGGTGTCTCGCAGGCCGTCAACGGCGTCAGCTACGCCGTCCGGGCCGGCGAGACGCTCGCCGTGCTCGGCGAGTCGGGCTCGGGCAAGTCGGTCACGGCCCAGGCCGTGATGGGCATCCTCGACTCGCCCCCCGGCTACGTCACCGCAGGCCAGGTCCGCTTCCAGGGCCGCGACCTGCTCACCCTCGGCCGCGAGGAACGGCGCAAGGTGCGCGGCGCCCAGATGGCGATGATCTTCCAGGACGCGCTGTCCGCGCTGAACCCGGTCGTCTCGGTCGGCGCACAACTCGGCGAGATGTTCGAGGTGCACCGCGGCCTGTCCCGCAAGGCGGCCCGCCAGCGCGCGGTCGAACTCATGGACCGGGTACGCATCCCGGCCGCCGCGCAGCGCGTGGGCGACTACCCGCACCAGTTCTCCGGCGGCATGCGCCAACGCATCATGATCGCCATGGCGATGGCGCTCGAACCCGCCCTGATCATCGCGGACGAGCCCACCACCGCGCTCGACGTGACCGTGCAGGCCCAGGTCATGGAGCTGCTCGCCGAACTGCGCCGCGAGCTGGACATGGGCCTGATCCTCATCACCCACGACCTGGGCGTGGTCGCCGACGTCGCCGACACCATCGCGGTGATGTACGCCGGCCGCATCGTGGAGAACGCGTCCGTGCACGACCTCTACCGCGCCCCGGCCCACCCGTACACCCGCGGCCTGCTCGACTCCATCCCGCGCGTGGACCAGAAGGGCCAGGAGCTGTACGCCATCAAGGGCCTGCCACCCAACCTCATGCACATCCCACCCGGCTGCCCCTTCCACCCACGCTGCCCGCGCGCCCGGGACGTGTGCCGCGTGGACCGCCCACCGCTGTACGAGGTGACCGACCCGGGCAGCGTGGCCGACGCGGGCGGTCCCGACGCGGGTAGTCCCGACGCGAGCGGCGCCGGCGGGGGCGGCCGGACCAGCGCCTGCCACTT